One Aerococcus urinaeequi DNA segment encodes these proteins:
- the eno gene encoding phosphopyruvate hydratase, whose protein sequence is MSAITDIYAREVLDSRGNPTVEAEVYTEAGGFGRGIVPSGASTGEHEAVELRDGDKERYLGKGVQNAVNNVNNAIADAIIGLDVTDQIGIDAAMIELDGTANKGNLGANAILAVSIAAARAAADELNIPLYNYLGGFNAKVLPTPMMNIVNGGSHSDAPIAFQEFMIIPAGASSFKEALRWGAETFHALKKILSGRGLETAVGDEGGFAPRFDGTEDAVETIIQAIEAAGYKPGEDMFLGFDCASSEFFEDGVYNYAKFEGEGGAKRNAEEQVAFLEELVAKYPIITIEDGMDENDWDGWALLTEKLGEKVQLVGDDLFVTNTEILERGITNHVGNSILIKVNQIGTLTETFNAIEMAKRANYTAVVSHRSGETEDSTISDIAVATNAGQIKTGSLSRTDRMAKYNQLLRIEDELGDLAEYQGLNAFYNLENK, encoded by the coding sequence ATGTCTGCAATTACTGATATTTATGCACGCGAAGTCTTGGACTCACGTGGTAACCCAACTGTAGAAGCTGAAGTTTACACTGAAGCTGGAGGTTTTGGTCGAGGAATCGTTCCTTCTGGAGCTTCAACTGGTGAACATGAAGCCGTTGAATTACGTGACGGAGACAAAGAACGTTACTTAGGTAAAGGTGTTCAAAACGCTGTAAACAACGTGAACAACGCTATCGCTGATGCAATTATCGGACTTGACGTAACTGATCAAATCGGTATTGACGCTGCTATGATCGAATTAGATGGTACAGCTAACAAAGGTAACTTAGGTGCTAACGCTATCTTGGCTGTTTCAATCGCTGCTGCACGTGCTGCTGCTGATGAATTAAACATCCCGTTATACAACTACTTAGGTGGTTTCAACGCTAAAGTATTACCAACACCAATGATGAACATTGTAAACGGTGGTTCTCACTCAGATGCACCAATCGCTTTCCAAGAATTCATGATTATTCCAGCTGGTGCTTCTTCATTTAAAGAAGCTTTACGTTGGGGTGCTGAAACTTTCCACGCATTGAAAAAAATCTTATCTGGCCGTGGTTTAGAAACTGCTGTTGGTGATGAAGGTGGATTCGCTCCTCGTTTTGACGGTACAGAAGATGCTGTTGAAACTATTATCCAAGCAATCGAAGCTGCTGGTTACAAACCAGGTGAAGACATGTTCTTAGGTTTCGACTGTGCTTCTTCAGAATTCTTTGAAGATGGCGTTTACAACTACGCTAAATTCGAAGGTGAAGGCGGAGCTAAACGTAACGCTGAAGAACAAGTAGCATTCTTAGAAGAATTAGTTGCTAAATACCCAATCATTACTATCGAAGATGGTATGGATGAAAATGACTGGGACGGTTGGGCATTATTAACTGAAAAATTAGGTGAAAAAGTACAATTAGTTGGTGACGACTTATTCGTAACAAACACTGAAATTTTAGAACGCGGTATTACTAACCACGTTGGTAACTCAATCTTAATTAAAGTTAACCAAATCGGTACTTTAACTGAAACTTTCAACGCTATTGAAATGGCTAAACGTGCTAACTACACAGCTGTAGTATCTCACCGTTCAGGTGAAACAGAAGATTCAACAATCTCTGATATCGCTGTTGCAACTAACGCTGGTCAAATCAAAACTGGTTCATTATCACGTACTGACCGTATGGCGAAATACAACCAATTATTACGTATCGAAGATGAATTAGGCGATTTAGCTGAGTACCAAGGTCTAAACGCTTTCTACAACTTAGAAAACAAATAA